In a single window of the Trichoderma breve strain T069 chromosome 6, whole genome shotgun sequence genome:
- a CDS encoding flavin-binding monooxygenase-like domain-containing protein encodes MVPPSTTEVDLGLTNEKTNGSRIDTMSPKPQVSTVYPRVVENFRPMSVVIIGAGFSGIYCGVRIPERLRNVRLTIYEKNSGIGGTWHENRYPGCACDIPAHSYQYTFAPNPNWSRFYAPAAEICKYLESVAERYSVNRFIKTLHKVTNAKWKEDISKWEVTIKNLKTGETIVDIVDVVISARGMLNEPSWPDIPGLREMKIPVLHSAVWDDSITFEGKRIGIIGGGSSAIQIIPALQRVCGTHLSCFIRSTTWISRPFGDSVMTTLGLGSTDFSPEHKAKFTNDPQYYLNFRTIIERDGNSAHSLTFKDSETQRLAREDFTALMKEKLAKKPHILEVLMPNFSVGCRRLTPGPGYLEALGEDNVDFINTPISEATDTGLVLQNGEIKELDILVCATGFQTSAPPPFSVVGKHGQTMMKKFEPYPETYLSLATDDFPNYFMMLGPNAAIGTGPLTTMIEKTGDYIIKCIRKLQKENISSMEPKSARVKDFSEVIDRYFKDTVYIDKCSSWYKSKGGKGDRIVGIWPGSALHALETLRSPRWEDFNYVYNEETQTNRLSWLGDGWSAPQVNPEDGELAHFLQPAFVDLPASPYPEETVEYRQLPFSH; translated from the exons ATGGTTCCTCCATCAACGACAGAGGTCGACCTTGGTCTTACTAATGAGAAGACCAACGGTTCCAGAATTGACACGATGTCACCCAAGCCTCAGGTGTCTACAGTTTACCCTCGAGTCGTGGAGAATTTTCGACCAATGAGTGtggtcatcatcggcgccggTTTCTCGGGAATCTATTGCGGCGTTCGGATACCAGAGCGACTACGCAACGTGAGACTAACCATATATGAGAAGAACTCCGGGATTGGAGGCACTTGGCATGAGAACCGCTACCCGGGTTGTGCCTGCGACATTCCTG CACATTCATATCAGTACACATTTGCACCCAACCCGAATTGGAGCCGGTTTTATGCCCCCGCGGCAGAAATATGTAAATATCTGGAGTCGGTTGCGGAACGATATTCTGTGAACCGATTCATCAAGACTCTACATAAAGTAACCAACGCAAAGTGGAAGGAGGATATCTCAAAATG GGAGGTTACGATTAAGAATTTGAAAACTGGAGAGACTATAGTTGACATAGTCGATGTTGTTATCAGCGCGCGGGGAATGCTAAACGAACCCTCTTGGCCAGATATTCCAGGACTTCGTGAAATGAAAATCCCCGTACTTCACTCAGCAGTATGGGACGATAG TATTACTTTTGAAGGGAAAAGAATTGGCATTATTGGTGGTGGAAGTAGCGCCATCCAGATTATTCCTGCTTTACAGCGAGTATGTGGCACGCATTTAAGCTGCTTTATCCGAAGCACGACATGGATCTCCAGACCCTTTGGAGATTCCGTAATGACGACTCTTGGATTAGGAAGCACCGATT TTTCTCCGGAGCACAAGGCAAAATTCACCAATGACCCTCAGTACTACCTGAATTTTCGAACCATTATCGAGAGAGACGGCAACTCGGCTCATTCTCTTACCTTCAAGGACTCAGAAACGCAGAGGCTCGCTCGTGAGGATTTTACAGCGCTTATGAAAGAAAAGTTGGCAAAGAAACCACACATCCTTGAAGTTTTAATGCCAAACTTTAGTGTGGGCTGCCGAAGGCTGACACCTGGTCCTGGTTATCTTGAAGCACTTGGTGAAGATAATGTCGATTTCATCAATACACCCATTTCCGAAGCTACAGACACTGGTCTTGTGCTACAAAATGGAGAAATCAAGGAGCTGGACATTTTGGTTTGCGCAACTGGTTTTCAGACTTCGGCGCCGCCGCCTTTCTCGGTCGTTGGAAAACATGGTCAaaccatgatgaagaagtttgaaCCGTACCCCGAGACGTACCTATCTCTGGCTACCGACGACTTTCCTAATTATTTCATGATGCTAGGTCCTAATGCAGCCATCGGGACGGGACCACTTACGACCATGATCGAAAAGACGGGGGATTACATTATCAAATGTATACGGAAACTCCAAAAGGAGAATATCTCGAGCATGGAACCAAAGTCCGCCCGTGTGAAAGACTTCTCAGAAGTCATTGATAGGTACTTCAAAGATACCGTGTATATCGACAAATGCAGCAGTTGGTATAAGAGCAAGGGTGGCAAGGGAGACCGAATTGTGGGAATCTGGCCGGGTAGTGCCTTGCATGCACTGGAGACTCTTCGATCACCACGCTGGGAAGATTTTAATTATGTATACAATGAAGAGACCCAGACTAACCGGCTATCATGGCTTGGAGACGGTTGGTCTGCTCCTCAGGTCAACcccgaggatggcgagctggCACATTTCTTACAGCCGGCATTTGTGGATTTGCCAGCGTCGCCATACCCGGAAGAAACTGTTGAGTATAGACAGCTCCCGTTCTCACATTAA
- a CDS encoding dioxygenase domain-containing protein — protein sequence MSAHKTPNTKVEMLDLTTENITENVQIVNSSCSDRRVRYLFERLVVHLHDLVRETRLSTEEWMAAIEFLTKVGQKCTDTRQEFILLSDVLGVSLLVDAIDHPKPKGSTEGTVLGPFHTHEAEYVTNGANISTDPQGNPLLVICQVRNLAGQPIENARIDVWETDSKGFYDVQYADHDGPNGRAVLTSDKDGNFWFKGIVPVPYPIPSDGPVGKLLGTLNRHCYRPSHMHFMFDHPIYDPLVTALYLKNDPYETSDAVFGVKRTLVVELKTVQDKETAEQYGVDVGCALLKYEFVLVTKQEAIDLRYQNAEAAMKAQGKQMQYINGLPVPDID from the exons ATGTCGGCTCACAAAACGCCCAATACAAAGGTCGAAATGCTGGACCTCACCACTGAAAACATCACAGAGAATGTTCAAATCGTGAATTCTAGCTGTTCCGATAGACGCGTTAGGTATCTGTTTGAAAGACTTGTtgttcatctccatgatttAGTACGGGAAACGAGACTCAGTACGGAAGAGTGGATGGCTGCAATAGAGTTCCTCACTAAAGTTGGTCAAAAATGTACTGATACACGTCAG GAATTCATTTTACTTTCGGATGTCCTCGGAGTTTCATTGCTTGTTGATGCGATTGACCACCCCAAGCCAAAAGGCTCGACAGAAGGGACAGTATTAGGACCATTCCACACTCACGAAGCGGAGTATGTTACCAATGGTGCCAACATCTCGACTGATCCTCAGGGAAACCCACTTCTCGTCATCTGCCAAGTTCGCAACTTGGCAGGGCAGCCAATCGAGAATGCCAGAATTGATGTTTGGGAGACTGACTCCAAGGGATTTTATGATGTTCAATACGCAGATCATGACGGTCCTAACGGACGAGCTGTTCTTACGAGCGACAAGGACGGGAATTTCTGGTTCAAAGGCATTGTCCCAGTCCCATATCCAATTCCAAGTGATGGACCGGTTGGAAAACTTCTTGGAACCCTCAATCGACATTGTTACCGGCCAAGTCACATGCACTTTATGTTTGACCATCCGATTTATGATCCTCTCGTCAC TGCTTTATACTTAAAAAATGATCCATATGAAACATCAGATGCAGTTTTTGGTGTTAAGAGGACGCTTGTGGTGGAGTTGAAGACAGTACAGGACAAAGAAACGGCTGAACAGTATGGTGTCGATGTCGGGTGTGCATTGTTGAAATATGAATTTGTTCTTGTTACAAAGCAGGAGGCAATTGATTTGCGATACCAAAACGCAGAGGCAGCGATGAAGGCTCAGGGGAAGCAAATGCAGTACATAAACGGTCTGCCTGTACCGGATATAGATTAA
- a CDS encoding FAD binding domain-containing protein has protein sequence MPVFQETSYNDRDLRVNPTKEPPLPRLTSQPPLSTGGEDEKYEVIIIGAGPAGMMCTLMLARYGLGDTIVCYDAKPGTLKAGQADGLQPRTLEVLKSLDVVDEILNHGCHMSEVAFWNPKRNTSPDDAPGIERTSFAPDVAVAARYKHEVTIHQGRIERILESNLNHYAPDCIHRNARFIDFQMDEVGDTEFPVKVEIELEDVVGAKTRKAVRAKYLVGADGAHSVVRRRMGLDLVGETTDHIWGVVDFVVETDFPDIRKRCAIHSDAGSVMIIPRERIQGGGYLTRLYVQTTEEVSVEGLEQNVEGEKQMSKMRRGRITLDSILKQAQRVFEPYEIGLKDGTHVDWWAAYQIGQRMTPKFSLKDSNGQPRIFIVGDACHTHSPKAGQAGPTILSTYEDERLEIAKMLIEFDTNFSSMFSGKVHSDKNVEGLTHDQFLKVFRDGNGFTSGCGIEYSPGVLVQHPAPEDYPIYGDNYLNGVLRPGRRLLDSVVLRYADANRRHLQDDFPSNGRFRILVFTAFDLCEKDGSSSQAVNQICQDLIPVFPSSTIELVVLHPFSERKFEWGDIQPSIKKYAEMKFHGPADEGLYATYGVNDRAGAAAVIRPDGYVGMVTSLQGISQVEEYLARCLVKVEHDQLSPQV, from the exons ATGCCCGTCTTTCAAGAAACCTCCTACAATGATCGCGACCTTCGAGTAAATCCAACAAAGGAACCGCCTTTGCCAAGACTGACTTCACAGCCGCCATTATCCACcggtggtgaagatgaaaaatatGAAGTCATCATAATTGGT GCCGGCCCTGCGGGAATGATGTGCACATTGATGCTCGCTCGTTACGGACTTGGAGATACCATTGTATGCTACGATGCCAAGCCTGGAACGCTGAAAGCTGGCCAGGCCGATGGTCTTCAGCCTCGCACGTTGGAAGTACTGAAAAGCCTGgacgttgttgatgagatcCTCAACCATGGATGCCATATGTCTGAGGTCGCTTTTTGGAACCCCAAAAGAAACACATCGCCTGATGATGCTCCCGGAATTGAGCGTACATCTTTTGCACCGGACgtggcggtggcagcgagaTATAAGCATGAGGTTACCATACACCAGGGCCGGATCGAACGGATCCTCGAAAGCAATCTCAACCACTATGCACCGGACTGCATTCATAGAAACGCCCGATTCATTGACTTTCAGATGGACGAAGTAGGCGATACTGAGTTTCCTGTCAAGGTGGAGattgagcttgaagatgttgttgGCGCCAAGACACGCAAGGCTGTACGCGCCAAATATCTTGTTGGTGCTGACGGTGCACATTCCGTAGTTCGACGGCGGATGGGGCTAGATCTTGTTGGTGAAACAACGGACCACATCTGGGGTGTTGTTGACTTCGTGGTGGAGACAGATTTCCCAGATATACGGAAGCGCTGCGCTATTCACTCCGATGCTGGTTCTGTCATGATCATCCCTCGTGAGCGTATTCAAGGTGGGGGGTATTTGACACGTCTCTATGTACAGACAACAGAAGAAGTCTCTGTTGAAGGCTTAGAACAAAATGTCGAGGGAGAAAAGCAAATGTCAAAAATGCGGAGAGGCAGGATCACTCTCGATTCTATTCTGAAACAAGCTCAGCGTGTCTTTGAGCCCTATGAAATAGGTCTCAAGGATGGAACTCATGTTGATTGGTGGGCTGCATACCAGATTGGACAGCGCATGACACCCAAGTTCTCTCTCAAGGATAGCAACGGTCAACCCAGAATATTTATCGTTGGAGACG CTTGCCATACGCATAGCCCCAAGGCTGGCCAAG CTGGCCCAACCATCCTCTCCACATATGAGGACGAGCGACTCGAGATTGCAAAAATGCTTATAGAGTTTGACACCAACTTCTCGTCCATGTTTTCAGGAAAAGTCCACTCTGATAAAAACGTCGAGGGACTGACGCATGATCAATTTCTAAAGGTCTTCAGAGACGGTAATGGCTTTACCAGTGGGTGTGGCATTGAGTACTCACCGGGAGTTCTTGTTCAGCACCCTGCTCCTGAAGATTACCCAATCTATGGGGACAACTATCTCAATGGGGTCCTGAGACCCGGCCGACGGTTACTCGATTCAGTGGTATTGCGATATGCAGATGCTAACAGGCGACATCTGCAAGATG ATTTTCCCTCCAATGGGCGATTTAGGATCCTTGTATTCACAGCATTCGATCTTTGTGAGAAAGACGGCAGTTCATCTCAGGCTGTAAATCAGATTTGTCAAGATTTAATACCCGTGTTTCCATCCTCCACTATCGAACTAGTCGTGCTCCATCCTTTCTCAGAAAGAAAGTTTGAATGGGGGGATATTCAGCCATCGATCAAGAAGTATGCGGAAATGAAATTCCACGGCCCAGCGGATGAAGGGTTATACGCCACGTACGGAGTTAATGATCGTGCGGGTGCCGCTGCCGTCATTCGGCCAGACGGCTATGTTGGCATGGTCACATCACTTCAAGGGATTTCTCAGGTGGAAGAATACTTGGCTCGTTGCTTAGTTAAAGTTGAGCATGATCAACTGTCTCCTCAGGTATAA
- a CDS encoding alpha/beta hydrolase fold domain-containing protein, which yields MSDYSESWLKFEEHLGVRPVLNGTADEMRAMQEGMMTALAAQYPPIPDSIKTYEGVHDSFNYRIFCPAADKSDKFPVGVYYHPGGLVIGPSIADDYFCATVAGSKIVVISIMYRLSPEHKAPAHLEDALNGFEWAYKNAAKFGGDSTRIYAIGVSAGAGLAFSVTRKVLLGQTSLRPNTVKGIAVFCPVALHPDHITKYYKSTHTSYAEMEKNVPLLNASTMRLFFDLAGNNAEYEDYFPIRDSNILGRLPPVYVCTSELDPVRDDGKVLVASLKDARIPVKSDHYPGLPHCFWIVPSLPETETFYKNAINGMQWVIRI from the exons ATGAGCGACTACTCAGAGTCATGGCTCAAG TTCGAGGAACACCTAGGCGTTCGACCAGTTCTCAACGGCACTGCTGATGAAATGCGCGCCATGCAAGAGGGGATGATGACAGCACTTGCAGCACAATATCCCCCCATCCCTGATTCTATTAAGACCTACGAGGGCGTACATGATTCTTTCAACTATCGTATTTTTTGTCCGGCTGCCGACAAAAGCGACAAATTCCCCGTTGGAGTATACTATCACCCCGGGGGGCTTGTCATTGGACCGTCCATTGCAGATGACTATTTTTGCGCCACTGTCGCGGGCAGCAaaatcgtcgtcatctccatAATGTATAGATTATCACCAGAGCATAAGGCACCAGCACACCTTGAAGATGCGCTCAATGGGTTTGAATGG GCGTATAAGAACGCTGCTAAATTCGGAGGCGATTCAACCAGAATATACGCCATAGGCGTCTCGGCCGGAGCTGGACTTGCTTTTTCCGTCACTCGCAAGGTACTTTTGGGTCAGACTTCACTGCGACCTAATACGGTCAAAGGCATTGCTGTCTTCTGTCCCGTTGCGTTGCACCCCGACCACATCACGAAATATTACAAGTCAACTCATACATCTTAcgccgagatggagaagaatgTGCCACTTTTGAACGCATCAACGATGCGTCTATTCTTCGACCTTGCAGGAAATAATGCTGAATATGAGGACTACTTTCCAATTAGAGATTCGAACATCTTGGGGCGATTACCACCcgtgtatgtatgtaccaGCGAATTGGATCCAGtgagagatgatggaaaggTGTTGGTGGCATCCTTGAAGGATGCTAGGATTCCCGTCAAGTCTGACCATTATCCTGGCCTTCCACACTGCTTCTGGATAGTTCCCTCTTTACCCGAGACTGAGACATTTTATAAGAATGCCATTAATGGAATGCAATGGGTTATTAGGATATAG